One Paenibacillus riograndensis SBR5 DNA segment encodes these proteins:
- a CDS encoding copper amine oxidase N-terminal domain-containing protein, whose translation MRKWKQSLAVFAAIWFALSAGTVHARENGIVLNDKHTPMGSSQIIVEGATWVPLKELADSMGYALSWNQKTATAQLVRPGREVTFTAKSKKVKTNDSLITLPKAPNILKGKVYVPLVSSVSILGGEIWTDKGSGNIMLVDEPRFTSAAIQSRTYWVSQKSGEIFLSASAGSKPESIGTFPLGETPYSLWLQIKSAGNGSDLLLLIDKHYAMFNDFSNGYQALIKNGKVLKQMDYHYIIVSYPHAAEIPTKQLYMTDGKNVQYINADGSLGKLFELEKSTGRSGDFTVEYAAEDIALVRNLEHTELFAVNTRSGETTNLSAKLISSADRKDWDKADGRDPYVVTKMLVLKKREGNVLTFNYTGMMDEKVHQVVYTITK comes from the coding sequence ATGAGAAAATGGAAGCAATCACTGGCCGTTTTTGCTGCAATTTGGTTTGCCTTAAGCGCCGGGACAGTACATGCCAGGGAAAATGGAATTGTATTAAACGACAAGCATACCCCGATGGGCAGCAGTCAGATCATTGTGGAAGGTGCGACATGGGTTCCGTTGAAGGAACTAGCTGATTCGATGGGCTATGCACTCTCCTGGAATCAGAAGACTGCAACCGCTCAGCTGGTGCGTCCGGGACGCGAAGTGACTTTTACAGCCAAATCCAAGAAGGTGAAAACAAATGATTCACTCATAACCCTCCCCAAAGCCCCGAACATTCTCAAAGGGAAAGTGTACGTTCCCTTGGTATCTTCAGTCAGTATCCTGGGCGGCGAAATCTGGACGGACAAGGGCAGCGGCAACATCATGCTGGTGGATGAACCGCGGTTTACTTCGGCAGCCATCCAGAGCAGAACTTATTGGGTATCTCAAAAAAGCGGAGAAATCTTCCTGAGTGCTTCAGCAGGGAGCAAGCCGGAATCCATAGGGACCTTTCCACTGGGCGAAACGCCTTACTCTCTCTGGTTACAGATCAAAAGTGCGGGGAACGGCAGCGATTTACTGCTTTTGATAGACAAACACTACGCTATGTTCAATGACTTCAGCAATGGCTACCAGGCCCTAATTAAGAACGGTAAAGTTCTGAAGCAAATGGACTATCATTATATCATTGTCTCCTATCCGCATGCTGCGGAGATCCCCACAAAACAGCTGTATATGACAGACGGCAAAAACGTGCAGTATATCAATGCCGACGGCAGTCTTGGCAAGCTGTTTGAGCTGGAGAAGAGTACAGGAAGATCAGGTGACTTTACGGTTGAGTATGCAGCTGAAGATATCGCGCTTGTCCGTAATCTGGAGCATACCGAGCTGTTTGCGGTCAATACCCGCTCAGGGGAAACCACGAATTTAAGCGCGAAGCTGATTAGCTCAGCTGACCGCAAGGATTGGGACAAGGCTGATGGCAGGGACCCTTATGTGGTGACTAAAATGCTGGTACTCAAAAAACGCGAAGGAAATGTGCTGACCTTCAACTATACAGGTATGATGGATGAAAAAGTGCATCAGGTGGTTTATACCATAACCAAATAA
- a CDS encoding GNAT family N-acetyltransferase produces the protein MTLEFKTYDKWDDALWAAMEPLYREAFPHGAKPVGILHAMLDKQIAWLHTGYQDGKLAAMAVTGLSGPAGERMLIIDYMAVDAGLRGQGLGRQFLELIRDWAVQKYDIQAVLIEVEAGHTEEDAARVHFWEHCGCIATEYVHQYIWIPEPYRAMVMPLTRDFAITDDGQALFRRITDFHRKSFRKSGDTGV, from the coding sequence ATGACACTTGAATTCAAAACTTACGATAAGTGGGATGACGCGCTGTGGGCCGCGATGGAGCCGCTCTACCGGGAAGCTTTCCCGCACGGCGCCAAACCAGTAGGCATTCTGCATGCCATGCTGGATAAACAAATCGCCTGGCTGCATACCGGATACCAGGACGGAAAACTCGCGGCTATGGCCGTTACAGGACTCAGCGGACCTGCGGGGGAACGAATGCTAATTATCGACTATATGGCTGTAGATGCCGGGCTGCGCGGCCAGGGACTGGGAAGACAGTTTCTGGAACTGATCCGCGACTGGGCGGTGCAGAAGTATGACATTCAGGCGGTTCTGATTGAAGTCGAAGCAGGTCATACAGAAGAAGATGCGGCACGGGTCCATTTTTGGGAACACTGCGGTTGTATAGCTACGGAGTATGTGCATCAATATATCTGGATTCCTGAGCCTTACCGGGCCATGGTGATGCCGCTCACCCGGGACTTTGCCATTACGGATGATGGACAAGCTTTGTTCCGCCGCATTACTGATTTTCATAGGAAATCTTTCCGGAAAAGCGGGGACACGGGGGTATGA
- a CDS encoding elongation factor G: MKNITIGLLAHVDAGKTTFAEQLLYHTRAIRSRGRVDHKDTFLDTHEIEKARGITVFADQAEFILGGTRYFLLDTPGHVDFSPEMERALQVLDYAVVIVSAVEGVEGHTETVWQLLRNHGIPTFFFINKTDRTGADPQRVFEEIRSGLSSSAWLLPQSECGKISEELKVFLAERDERLLDAYLEGSLNDTGWREALRSMVREGTIFPCMEGSALQDVGIDVFLDVLKSLTVTDYDAGLPFAGRVYKIRHDEKGTRITYIKALQGVLKVREELKYGASEDAEPERITGIRKVNGLKYASVDWAAAGELFAVTGLSAVRPGDGVGVLQDRRDSELVPTLKSRVLFEPPVHLKEVLTAFQLLGAEDPSLNVSWDMTLQELHIQVMGQIQLEILEQILRERFMIPVAFGPPEILYKETIAAPVYGCGHFEPLKHYAEVLLRIEPGERGSGLVFINECHTDDLAAGYQHQVGQYLLESGHHGLLTGSPLTDLRMTLLSGRAHNKHTHGGDFREAALRALRQGLEQAENILLEPVYDLKIRIDTGDLGKVMTDIQQANGSFSPPEITGTKAVISGKVPVATFLNYAVRLAALTQGKGALSLKVAEYQPCHQTESVIALKNYNKDADPAYPSSSIFCAKGQSYSVPWDEAQAHMHITNEARS; encoded by the coding sequence ATGAAGAATATTACCATCGGACTGCTCGCGCATGTCGACGCCGGTAAAACAACTTTTGCCGAGCAGCTGCTTTATCATACACGGGCAATACGCAGCCGGGGCAGAGTGGACCATAAGGATACCTTTTTGGATACCCATGAAATTGAAAAAGCCCGCGGGATTACTGTATTTGCAGATCAGGCGGAGTTTATCCTTGGCGGCACGCGGTATTTTCTGCTGGATACTCCCGGACATGTCGATTTCTCACCGGAGATGGAGCGCGCGCTGCAGGTGCTGGATTATGCTGTAGTGATTGTCAGCGCCGTCGAAGGTGTGGAAGGCCATACGGAAACCGTCTGGCAATTGCTGCGCAATCACGGAATTCCGACCTTCTTTTTTATCAATAAAACGGACCGTACCGGTGCCGATCCACAGCGTGTGTTCGAGGAAATCCGCAGCGGGCTGAGCAGCAGCGCATGGCTGCTCCCGCAATCAGAATGCGGTAAAATATCTGAGGAGTTGAAGGTGTTTCTGGCTGAACGCGATGAACGGCTGCTGGACGCATATCTCGAAGGGTCATTGAACGATACCGGTTGGCGGGAAGCATTGCGGTCCATGGTCCGGGAAGGCACCATATTCCCGTGCATGGAGGGCTCAGCTTTGCAGGATGTGGGCATTGATGTTTTTCTGGACGTGCTGAAGTCTCTGACCGTAACAGATTATGATGCCGGACTGCCTTTTGCAGGCAGAGTGTACAAAATCCGTCATGATGAGAAGGGGACCCGGATTACCTATATCAAAGCGTTGCAGGGAGTTCTCAAGGTAAGGGAAGAGCTGAAGTATGGAGCGTCAGAGGATGCCGAACCTGAGCGGATTACCGGCATCCGCAAAGTGAATGGCCTGAAATATGCCTCCGTGGATTGGGCAGCGGCGGGGGAGCTGTTTGCAGTCACCGGGCTGTCGGCCGTGAGGCCGGGAGACGGTGTCGGGGTTTTGCAGGACAGGCGGGACAGTGAGCTGGTTCCAACGCTGAAGTCCAGGGTGCTGTTCGAGCCGCCGGTGCATCTGAAGGAGGTGCTGACAGCCTTTCAGCTACTGGGAGCAGAAGACCCTTCTCTGAATGTCAGCTGGGATATGACATTGCAGGAGCTGCATATTCAGGTGATGGGCCAGATCCAGCTAGAGATTCTGGAGCAGATCCTGCGGGAACGGTTCATGATTCCAGTGGCGTTTGGCCCGCCGGAGATTCTGTACAAGGAGACAATAGCCGCTCCGGTGTATGGCTGCGGACATTTTGAGCCGCTGAAGCACTATGCCGAGGTTCTGCTGCGAATTGAGCCGGGTGAACGGGGCAGCGGCCTGGTATTCATCAACGAGTGCCACACCGATGATCTTGCAGCCGGTTATCAGCACCAAGTCGGGCAATATCTGCTGGAGAGCGGACATCATGGATTGCTTACGGGTTCGCCGCTCACAGATCTGCGGATGACACTGCTGAGCGGAAGAGCGCATAACAAGCATACGCATGGCGGTGATTTCCGGGAAGCGGCGCTCCGCGCCTTGCGCCAGGGGCTGGAGCAGGCTGAGAATATCCTGCTGGAGCCGGTCTATGACCTCAAAATCAGGATAGACACCGGTGACTTGGGGAAAGTAATGACAGACATCCAGCAGGCGAACGGCAGCTTCAGTCCCCCGGAGATCACCGGGACCAAAGCGGTGATCTCCGGCAAGGTGCCGGTAGCCACTTTTTTGAATTACGCTGTCCGGCTGGCTGCACTGACACAGGGGAAAGGCGCACTCTCGCTTAAGGTTGCGGAGTACCAGCCCTGCCACCAGACGGAGTCAGTCATCGCACTCAAAAATTACAATAAGGATGCCGATCCGGCGTATCCCTCATCCTCTATCTTTTGTGCCAAAGGCCAGTCCTACTCCGTCCCATGGGATGAAGCACAAGCGCACATGCACATCACTAACGAAGCAAGAAGCTGA
- a CDS encoding KAP family P-loop NTPase fold protein — protein MVYSQIKWLWGKLLPPMFCVVIAYIVLLILRIYAPSVFSQDYIGYEKQLIILAYIIAALAICWRGLGGFRGAGSGIKNPLQDRFFLLMNGVAAAVVIDHQSNDRNKDWSGPLFSDLYEITFIICLSVLVLLGITLLFTIYRKFRRKVDDNNSTTQHELNFRTESSLGKEGRDALNREAFAGHVAATIEKHTAKTNEGALTIGLYGPWGSGKTSIFDLMEREFDKSKSNPVIVRFQPWFFGKDYMNLIPEFLNKLIDSIKEHSRAYDAGLIRDLKAYRKFLTPISLRPPGLIINFKDLPVNTEFSKEYMDAEDMRKQIVERLKLADIKLIVLIDDLDRLDNKEIQMVFKLVRMIADFPKTTYIIAMDEEIVTNSLAQMYSKDFVRDVGKEYLEKFIQIPLYIPACDPVLLANLGWEMLEPILKAEEILVTPIQVKDILMQMEISPRNLQRLSNLYRLYLPLLHRDVFPLDLLSLLLIKVSKPGLFEFILKHSDFFLGKLKEDKMRTELMDKLKAAYAPYVAPLKKMFPSINYKEIKTEWIIQKRIGTPEHFWTYFMYSMPYQKLSEADMDSFYLALEQGFMEAEKQQSYLVNKTSPHEFHKKLGEKIDLSTDGRNLLLFAYLFTTFNKEYNKERSYSYSYERKTIISLFARLYGSPEEQSALKILFNDNETNLSLLGMIYDQKVGGEGLKQQIKNYLSVHFSYPVLMEHHEEDIERIFTAWSETAEEHQKRKILKAWSMEYGVGATIRFLMIDQPYEDKVLLNSYITVLQYVPIFVIREELGKMEPITSRKMMNEEFKKDSDPYLIILNYMDNTVYDYAIKELTEIYNNNGTPEYSFSQAIEDLCEFGDSERIRDIRSLHTQIQLQNHIQENQIDH, from the coding sequence GTGGTGTATAGTCAAATCAAATGGTTGTGGGGAAAACTGCTGCCCCCAATGTTTTGCGTTGTGATTGCGTATATTGTTTTATTGATACTTAGAATTTATGCTCCCTCTGTGTTCAGCCAGGATTACATAGGTTATGAAAAACAGCTGATAATATTAGCTTATATAATAGCAGCCTTAGCCATATGCTGGAGGGGCTTGGGAGGATTTCGGGGAGCAGGTTCAGGCATTAAAAATCCGCTGCAGGACCGTTTTTTTCTGCTCATGAATGGCGTTGCTGCAGCAGTAGTCATTGATCATCAAAGTAATGACCGGAATAAAGACTGGTCAGGACCCTTATTTTCGGATCTCTATGAGATAACATTTATAATCTGTTTATCTGTATTAGTTCTATTAGGGATAACGCTGCTCTTTACAATCTACAGAAAATTCCGGCGTAAAGTGGATGATAACAATAGCACTACCCAGCATGAACTGAATTTCAGAACAGAATCCTCTCTGGGTAAAGAGGGGCGGGATGCGCTGAACAGGGAAGCGTTTGCCGGACACGTTGCCGCAACCATTGAAAAGCATACAGCAAAAACAAATGAAGGCGCATTAACCATTGGTTTATATGGACCATGGGGTTCAGGAAAAACTTCAATTTTTGACCTGATGGAAAGGGAATTTGACAAAAGTAAAAGCAATCCGGTTATTGTCCGTTTCCAGCCCTGGTTTTTCGGTAAGGATTATATGAATCTGATACCCGAATTTTTAAATAAGCTCATAGATTCTATTAAAGAGCATTCCAGAGCCTATGATGCCGGGCTGATCCGCGATCTGAAAGCTTACCGGAAATTCCTGACCCCAATCAGTCTGCGTCCGCCGGGGTTAATCATTAACTTCAAGGATTTACCTGTTAATACCGAATTCAGCAAAGAATATATGGATGCCGAAGATATGCGGAAGCAAATTGTAGAACGGCTCAAGCTCGCTGATATCAAGCTTATCGTTCTTATCGATGATCTGGACCGGCTGGACAATAAGGAGATTCAAATGGTGTTCAAGCTCGTGCGGATGATCGCTGATTTCCCGAAGACCACTTATATAATTGCTATGGATGAGGAGATCGTTACAAATTCACTGGCACAGATGTATTCCAAAGACTTCGTCAGGGATGTAGGGAAAGAATATCTGGAAAAATTCATTCAAATTCCGCTCTACATACCTGCTTGTGATCCCGTGCTTCTGGCCAACCTGGGGTGGGAAATGCTCGAGCCCATTCTTAAAGCTGAGGAAATACTTGTTACCCCGATACAAGTCAAAGATATTCTAATGCAGATGGAAATTTCTCCGCGTAATTTGCAGCGCTTAAGTAATCTTTACCGGTTGTATTTGCCGTTGCTGCATAGAGATGTGTTTCCATTGGATCTGCTTAGTTTACTGTTGATTAAAGTGTCAAAACCCGGTTTGTTCGAATTCATTCTCAAGCACAGCGATTTTTTCCTTGGTAAGCTAAAGGAGGATAAGATGCGGACAGAATTGATGGATAAATTAAAAGCTGCCTATGCTCCCTATGTTGCGCCTCTGAAAAAAATGTTTCCATCCATAAATTATAAAGAAATCAAAACGGAGTGGATCATACAAAAGAGAATCGGTACACCTGAACACTTTTGGACTTATTTCATGTACTCTATGCCGTATCAGAAATTATCCGAAGCGGATATGGATTCTTTCTATTTAGCGCTGGAACAAGGGTTTATGGAGGCTGAAAAACAGCAGTCGTATTTAGTAAACAAAACCTCTCCACATGAATTTCACAAGAAACTGGGAGAGAAAATAGATTTGTCTACAGACGGAAGGAACCTGTTGCTGTTTGCATATTTATTTACTACATTCAATAAAGAGTATAACAAAGAGAGATCATATTCATACAGCTATGAACGGAAAACGATTATATCGCTGTTTGCCCGTTTGTATGGAAGCCCTGAAGAACAGTCTGCTCTCAAAATCCTGTTTAATGACAACGAAACAAATCTGTCTTTGCTGGGTATGATTTATGATCAGAAGGTTGGCGGAGAAGGATTGAAACAGCAGATAAAAAACTATTTATCTGTACATTTCAGCTATCCGGTTTTGATGGAGCATCATGAAGAGGATATTGAGCGGATTTTTACGGCTTGGTCGGAAACTGCAGAGGAACACCAAAAACGTAAGATATTGAAGGCATGGTCTATGGAATATGGCGTTGGTGCAACTATAAGGTTTCTCATGATTGACCAGCCTTACGAGGATAAGGTCTTATTAAATTCTTATATAACCGTTCTTCAATATGTACCCATATTTGTCATAAGAGAAGAATTGGGGAAAATGGAGCCTATCACTTCACGCAAAATGATGAATGAGGAGTTCAAGAAGGATAGTGATCCTTACCTGATTATTCTTAATTATATGGATAACACTGTGTATGATTATGCTATAAAGGAGTTGACTGAAATCTATAATAACAATGGGACACCAGAATATAGTTTTTCACAAGCAATTGAAGACCTATGCGAATTTGGAGATTCTGAGCGAATTAGGGACATCCGCAGTTTGCACACTCAAATACAATTACAAAATCATATTCAGGAAAACCAGATAGATCATTAG
- a CDS encoding NUDIX hydrolase, with amino-acid sequence MNGIIDKVAWIVISDGRVLGARSKGKDTYYFPGGKRESGETDVQTLIREVKEELSVDILSGTVKPFGIFEAAAHGKAEGVQVKMACFTADYTGELTPASEIAEIAWLAYEDRERVSAVSRMVFDQLHELKLLD; translated from the coding sequence ATGAACGGAATCATCGATAAAGTTGCCTGGATTGTAATCTCAGATGGAAGAGTGCTGGGTGCGCGTTCCAAAGGTAAAGATACTTATTATTTTCCCGGAGGAAAAAGAGAGTCCGGTGAGACGGATGTCCAGACGCTGATCCGGGAAGTCAAAGAAGAGCTGTCCGTGGACATCCTGTCCGGAACAGTCAAGCCTTTTGGCATCTTTGAAGCTGCCGCCCACGGCAAAGCGGAAGGCGTACAGGTGAAGATGGCTTGTTTTACAGCCGATTACACCGGAGAATTGACTCCGGCCTCGGAAATTGCCGAGATTGCTTGGCTTGCCTATGAAGACAGGGAGCGGGTGTCGGCTGTCAGCCGGATGGTTTTTGACCAGCTCCATGAGCTGAAGCTGCTGGATTAA